A window of the Trichoderma asperellum chromosome 6, complete sequence genome harbors these coding sequences:
- a CDS encoding uncharacterized protein (EggNog:ENOG41), translating into MATRGGGSKLSHLVALAAPPTTYSPNIQVHTVPIKLFHTSQYVGGYLSKWLYELLDMHKLLLPEVERIPGGLDAINEALEILKQGKTAGKGIVIRIKEPNTLIGSLSQA; encoded by the coding sequence ATGGCTACTCGCGGAGGTGGCAGCAAACTCAGCCACCTTGTTGCTCTAGCAGCCCCCCCTACAACATATTCACCCAACATCCAGGTTCATACAGTACCGATCAAGCTTTTCCATACGAGTCAATATGTTGGTGGCTATCTGAGTAAGTGGCTATATGAGTTGCTTGATATgcacaagctgctgcttccgGAAGTCGAACGAATACCAGGTGGCCTCGATGCTATAAATGAAGCtttagaaatattaaaacaaGGTAAAACAGCGGGAAAGGGAATAGTGATTCGAATTAAAGAGCCTAATACTTTGATTGGAAGTCTTTCTCAAGCATGA
- a CDS encoding uncharacterized protein (MEROPS:MER0004893): MSEPNLSGSPPSARVRLRDLVPGIQVGAWPTGPKNGITDVPGVLVHTKSIHTPDGAVNTGLTTILPRKDWFHNACHAGIFRYNGSGELTGSHWIEETGLLHSPIVLTNSFAVGNCNTGIYQYAIEEYSGADGSVDWFLMPVVGETYDGYLNDLTKFVVTPQHVVDGIKAASADPVLEGNTGGGTGMMCQGFKGGTGTSSRVVPGFDSKGNEKSYTIAALVQANYGRMPPLKITGVPVGRILAAEALKSKEAAKAKAEYDAAKDTKDGSIIIVLATDAPLSAIQLQRLAKRATGGLSRVGGYGHNPSGDIFIAFSTGNKIPVQTVGSNHRSVDPFKANTLVTESIDDTTINALLEAAADSTEEAIYNTLCMAESITGFKGNHVDALPLDKVKSILERHIALEQAIQAEM, translated from the coding sequence ATGTCCGAGCCGAATCTGTCAGGCTCGCCGCCATCCGCTCGTGTTCGGCTCCGCGATCTCGTCCCGGGCATTCAGGTTGGGGCTTGGCCAACAGGGCCCAAGAATGGCATCACCGATGTCCCTGGAGTGCTCGTCCATACGAAATCTATCCACACCCCTGATGGAGCTGTCAACACCGGATTGACTACCATTCTCCCTCGCAAAGATTGGTTCCACAACGCATGCCATGCAGGCATCTTCCGCTACAACGGCTCAGGAGAGCTGACGGGTAGCCACTGGATTGAGGAGACGGGTCTCCTCCACAGCCCAATCGTCTTAACAAACAGTTTTGCTGTAGGCAACTGTAATACTGGTATCTACCAGTATGCCATTGAAGAGTACAGCGGAGCCGATGGAAGTGTAGATTGGTTTCTCATGCCTGTCGTGGGCGAAACTTATGACGGCTATCTCAACGACCTTACCAAGTTTGTAGTAACGCCGCAACATGTCGTCGACGGCATCAAGGCAGCCTCTGCAGATCCAGTTCTAGAGGGCAACACTGGTGGTGGCACGGGCATGATGTGCCAAGGTTTCAAGGGAGGCACAGGCACTTCAAGCCGTGTGGTGCCAGGTTTCGATAGCAAGGGGAATGAGAAGAGCTATACAATTGCGGCACTGGTACAGGCAAACTACGGCCGGATGCCTCCTTTGAAAATCACCGGTGTCCCCGTAGGAAGGATTCTTGCGGCGGAAGCCTTGAAGAGCAAGGAGGCAGCAAAAGCCAAGGCCGAATATGATGCCGCCAAAGATACCAAGGATGGCagtatcatcatcgtcctcgccACGGATGCTCCGTTAAGCGCCATTCAACTCCAACGCCTGGCAAAACGCGCTACAGGCGGCCTGTCTCGCGTTGGTGGCTACGGGCACAATCCTAGCGGCGACATATTCATCGCATTCAGCACGGGAAATAAGATTCCAGTGCAAACCGTGGGCTCTAATCATCGATCTGTTGATCCGTTCAAGGCTAATACCTTGGTAACGGAGTCGATCGATGACACAACTATAAATGCCTTACTCGAAGCTGCCGCCGATTCTACTGAAGAGGCGATATACAACACCCTTTGTATGGCAGAAAGCATAACAGGGTTCAAGGGCAATCATGTGGACGCACTGCCTCTggataaagttaaaagtattcTAGAGAGACACATTGCCTTGGAACAAGCTATTCAGGCAGAGATGTAA
- a CDS encoding uncharacterized protein (EggNog:ENOG41~TransMembrane:1 (o155-177i)) has protein sequence MAMASSKAIMTTTEATAITSFPITIYENPMPYSQRQLLRHDHRQPYRLHTDKKIPKLKFGDLLVEVYGIGLNPADWKSADLGCLLPSPCGLNGREFIGRIIAAEIDPKCSLQLGEWVLAVPTDYRDVRKSTFQEYTIVCCYNAIRIPKHVDPFKVASMGVAYVAAGLSLGVCLGVTFTKGPKKREFNLLEIARRRPEDIPDDIIDEVFDALAPCYQAQPGEWLLVYGASTMTGQIIIQLAKLGGLKVVGVAELSKHQQLLQSLGTGKLA, from the exons ATGGCTATGGCATCATCCAAGGCCATAATGACGACTACAGAGGCCACCGCTATCACGTCGTTTCCGATCACAATCTACGAAAATCCCATGCCATATTCACAACGGCAGCTACTTCGCCATGACCATCGACAGCCTTATAGACTCCACACGGATAAAAAGATCCCTAAACTAAAATTTGGAGATTTATTGGTGGAAGTGTATGGGATTGGCTTGAACCCAGCCGACTGGAAATCTGC GGACTTGGGATGTCTTCTTCCGTCTCCATGTGGCTTGAATGGACGTGAGTTCATTGGCAGAATCATAGCTGCAGAGATCGATCCAAAATGTAGCCTTCAGCTAGGAGAGTGG GTCCTTGCCGTGCCTACAGACTATCGAGATGTCAGGAAGTCGACGTTTCAAGAATATACCATTGTCTGCTGCTATAACGCAATTCGAATTCCCAAGCATGTCGATCCGTTTAAAGTCGCTTCCATGGGTGTCGCCTACGTTGCAGCAGGCCTCTCTCTTGGAGTCTGTCTAGGTGTCACTTTTACAAAGGGcccaaagaagagagagtttAATCTTCTGGAGATTGCTAGGAGACGCCCGGAAGATATACCTGACGATATCATCGACGAAGTCTTTGATGCTTTAGCCCCTTGCTACCAAGCGCAGCCTGGGGAATGGCTCTTAGTCTATGGAG CGTCTACCATGACTGGCCAGATTATAATTCAGCTAGCTAAGCTGGGAGGACTGAAAGTTGTGGGTGTTGCCGAACTAAGTAAACACCAGCAGCTTTTACAATCACTCGGAACGGGTAAGCTTGCCTGA
- a CDS encoding uncharacterized protein (EggNog:ENOG41~SECRETED:SignalP(1-16)) → MQTAFLFLWAATLSSAKLFVNYDEKLEDRPRVYTVVKEEIGRLDIPSKSSHKNNDGKVPLGIELKPREALDILLGKRQSCPQGYGYCPTFAALTDIAIPKDLRVARPALVLKAKHVAAQATACPKEINAAKTNLIVLQAIIVTFLDY, encoded by the exons ATGCAGACCGCATTTCTATTTCTCTGGGCTGCCACTCTCTCGAGTGCCAAACTCTTCGTGAATTATGACGAGAAACTTGAAGACCGTCCCAGAGTATATACGGTGgtgaaagaagaaattggTCGACTAGACATTCCATCAAAATCTAGTCATAAGAACAATGATGGCAAAGTGCCACTTGGCATTGAATTGAAGCCTCGCGAAGCTCTCGACATATTGCTAGGCAAGCGCCAATCTTGTCCCCAGGGCTACGGATATTGTCCTA CCTTTGCTGCTCTTACGGATATTGCCATACCCAAGGATCTGCGTGTTGCCCGACCGGCCCTTGTGCTCAAGGCCAAACATGTTGCGGCACAAGCCACTGCATGCCCAAAGGAGATCAATGCTGCAAAGACGAATCTCATTGTCCTGCAGGCAATAATTGTTACCTTTCTGGATTATTAA